The following proteins come from a genomic window of Rattus norvegicus strain BN/NHsdMcwi chromosome 8, GRCr8, whole genome shotgun sequence:
- the Zbtb44 gene encoding zinc finger and BTB domain-containing protein 44 isoform X4 — MLIHSGIKPFQCDCCGKKFTRAYSLKMHRLKHEGKRCFRCQICSATFTSFGEYKHHMRVSRHIIRKPRIYECKTCGAMFTNSGNLIVHLRSLNHEASELANYFQSSDFLVPDYLSQEQEEALVQYDLGEHTSESSSSVQMPVISQVSSTHNCESTFPLGSLGGLAEKEEDLQEQPKTSAHDDAPRDDPPKAELSSITIE, encoded by the exons ATGCTTATCCACTCAG gAATTAAACCATTTCAGTGTGACTGCTGTGGAAAAAAGTTTACCAGGGCTTACTCGCTAAAGATGCATCGCCTAAAGCACGAAGGTAAACGCTGTTTCCGGTGCCAGATATGTAGTGCCACTTTCACTTCCTTCGGGGAGTATAAACACCATATGAGGGTTTCCCGGCACATTATCCGCAAGCCTCGGATTTACGAGTGCAAAACATGTGGCGCCATGTTCACCAACTCTGGAAATTTAATCGTGCACCTGAGGAGTCTGAACCATGAAGCATCAGAGCTAGCAAACTACTTCCAGAGCAG TGATTTCTTAGTACCGGACTACTTAAGCCAGGAGCAAGAAGAGGCCCTTGTTCAGTATGATCTTGGAGAGCACACTTCTGAAAGCAGCTCTTCTGTTCAAATGCCTGTGATTTCACAGGTCTCCTCAACCCACAACTGTGAAAGCACTTTTCCCCTGGGGTCTCTTGGTGGGCTTGCAGAAAAGGAGGAGgacctgcaagagcagccaaagACCAGTGCTCACGATGATGCTCCCCGAGATGACCCCCCCAAGGCAGAGCTGTCTTCTATAACTATTGAGTGA